In Desulfosediminicola ganghwensis, a single window of DNA contains:
- the recC gene encoding exodeoxyribonuclease V subunit gamma, with the protein MLYLHVSNRTENLLYHLVQLFEVDLRRDLFAPECFLIQSQGMERMISQTLADHFTSFCNFEYHLPLGFLRHIAAGLDMDITPDGYDRKSVAWQLEEILRDLDGEVYSPLINYLQGQNLELKRFQLADQLSNVFDQYQLMRPQMIDSWAEQRMVSSDPAERWQCALWNRLAARLGNMPHRGQVLGRLVTRLQQGDDLSHIVPQRVSVFGLSIMPPLFLNFLQGLARHSDVHLFLLSPCREYWGDIESRRQVLLRSLKNDISASNFPMEIEETPESHPLLISLGRQGRDFQRMLLEGVDFDLDFDSYYDPLEDGEPSLLKTLQSDLLAGEVARSDEEWPEDDHSIRIVSSHSRLRELSILKDHIKSWLYDDSALQLRDIVVMAPDIQEYAALIPSVFDDIQHSISDRSLRKRNSVFAAFDEFLALFKGRFGWDEVMTLLKEPVIAEPLHLAPADLEKLHDWVVRAGIRWGLSARQRKEMGLPEMGEGSWQVGLERLLMGYAMDRDEFVAGVLPFTDIEGSGAASLGGLCKFIDIIERAQRDFSKRYTLKEWAELFIHYCRELFRDESERFITKEFLELQEVLADLADGPGHFHNSPVDFEVVRTWLDHTARETRSSSGFLRGQLTFCSMLPMRSIPFKVVCLIGMNDTVFPTNDRHATFDLLALQHKPGDRSRRMDDRYQFLEALLAARDQLYISYIGQSIRTNEEIPPSVVVSELLEILEDYYQRRNFVVRHPLHPFSRHYFSGLSDTLFSYDERYLKVAENLRGDRVIRSAWWSGSRDIENGMINFADLLVFYANPQRWFVRNCLNIQLGSDAETVDESEPFQADGLEKYLLDQEILEAILNRESLDDRFNKLTTTGRWPLGAPGNLEFERKRSEMESFALSISELDMGERAEDLDIELDVSGYHLRGRLTNIYEQGILLCRYGKLRGRDVLKGWLHHLVYREVTGSFTTTYVCGSDDRRVLSGGSGLMPNLELMLDLFVAGNKSPSRLLVEPGIEWVKRLPKGEGMLQAALTALNRTLDNGYDAELALLLRNSDPADFLDSEFEELCRTVLLPIWSQTDG; encoded by the coding sequence ATGCTCTATCTTCACGTTTCCAACAGAACGGAAAACCTGCTTTATCACCTGGTTCAGCTGTTCGAAGTGGATCTGCGCCGGGATCTGTTTGCCCCGGAGTGTTTCCTGATCCAGAGCCAGGGGATGGAGCGTATGATCTCCCAGACCCTGGCCGATCATTTCACCAGCTTCTGTAATTTCGAATACCATCTGCCGCTCGGTTTTCTCCGCCATATTGCCGCCGGTCTCGATATGGATATCACGCCTGATGGCTATGACAGAAAATCCGTAGCCTGGCAGTTGGAAGAGATCCTTCGTGACCTCGATGGCGAGGTCTATTCTCCGCTCATCAACTATCTGCAGGGGCAGAATCTGGAATTGAAGCGCTTTCAGCTTGCCGACCAGTTATCAAATGTATTTGATCAGTACCAGCTTATGCGCCCTCAGATGATAGATTCCTGGGCCGAGCAAAGGATGGTGTCCAGCGATCCCGCCGAGCGCTGGCAGTGCGCACTGTGGAACAGGTTGGCCGCGCGTCTTGGCAATATGCCCCATCGTGGCCAGGTACTGGGCCGACTGGTGACACGTTTGCAGCAGGGGGATGATCTGAGCCATATTGTACCCCAGCGAGTGTCGGTTTTCGGTCTTTCCATAATGCCGCCGCTTTTCCTGAATTTTCTTCAGGGCCTGGCCCGTCACTCCGACGTTCATCTCTTTCTGCTTTCCCCATGCCGGGAGTACTGGGGAGATATCGAAAGTCGCCGGCAGGTACTGCTCAGGAGCCTGAAAAACGATATAAGTGCATCGAACTTTCCTATGGAAATCGAAGAAACACCGGAAAGCCATCCTCTGCTTATTTCCTTGGGACGGCAAGGCAGGGATTTTCAACGGATGCTGCTTGAGGGTGTCGATTTCGATCTCGACTTTGACAGTTATTACGACCCGCTGGAGGATGGTGAACCGTCATTGCTCAAGACGCTGCAGTCCGACCTGCTGGCGGGAGAGGTGGCTAGAAGCGATGAGGAATGGCCTGAAGATGACCACTCCATCCGTATTGTATCCAGCCATTCAAGGCTGCGTGAACTCTCCATCCTCAAAGACCATATCAAGAGCTGGCTCTATGATGATTCTGCACTCCAATTACGGGATATTGTGGTTATGGCCCCGGATATCCAGGAGTATGCAGCGCTGATTCCCTCAGTTTTTGATGATATCCAGCACTCGATTTCCGATAGAAGCCTCCGTAAGCGAAATAGTGTCTTTGCTGCATTTGATGAGTTTCTGGCTCTGTTCAAGGGACGTTTCGGTTGGGATGAGGTCATGACCCTGTTGAAAGAGCCGGTCATTGCCGAGCCTCTGCATCTTGCTCCGGCTGATCTGGAAAAGCTCCATGACTGGGTGGTGCGGGCCGGTATTCGTTGGGGGCTGTCGGCCCGGCAACGGAAAGAGATGGGGCTGCCTGAGATGGGTGAGGGGAGCTGGCAGGTCGGGCTGGAGCGGTTGCTGATGGGCTATGCCATGGACCGTGACGAGTTCGTGGCTGGTGTACTGCCTTTCACGGATATTGAAGGAAGCGGTGCCGCCTCGCTCGGTGGTCTCTGCAAATTTATCGATATCATAGAACGGGCCCAGAGAGATTTCAGTAAACGTTACACCTTAAAAGAATGGGCTGAGCTGTTTATTCACTATTGCCGTGAACTGTTCCGCGACGAGAGTGAACGTTTTATCACCAAGGAATTCCTGGAACTCCAGGAAGTACTGGCTGATCTGGCCGATGGGCCGGGGCATTTTCACAACAGTCCTGTGGATTTTGAAGTGGTACGAACCTGGTTGGATCATACTGCTCGGGAAACTCGTTCCAGTTCAGGGTTTTTGCGGGGACAGTTAACCTTCTGCTCAATGCTGCCCATGCGTTCCATTCCTTTCAAGGTGGTGTGTCTGATCGGCATGAACGATACGGTGTTCCCGACCAATGACCGCCATGCAACTTTCGATCTGCTTGCCCTTCAACATAAACCGGGTGACAGATCGCGGCGGATGGATGATCGCTACCAGTTCCTGGAGGCATTGCTCGCGGCCCGTGATCAGCTCTATATAAGCTACATCGGTCAGTCCATCAGAACCAATGAGGAGATTCCCCCCTCGGTGGTAGTATCTGAGCTGCTTGAAATTCTCGAAGATTATTATCAACGCCGGAATTTCGTTGTTCGGCACCCTCTGCATCCGTTTAGCCGTCACTACTTCTCAGGTCTGTCCGATACGCTGTTCAGTTATGATGAACGTTATCTGAAAGTGGCAGAAAATCTTCGGGGTGATCGGGTGATAAGGTCTGCCTGGTGGAGCGGGAGCCGGGATATCGAAAACGGAATGATAAACTTTGCAGATCTCCTCGTTTTCTATGCCAATCCACAGCGTTGGTTTGTTCGGAATTGCCTGAATATTCAGCTTGGAAGTGACGCGGAGACCGTGGATGAGAGTGAGCCGTTTCAGGCCGATGGACTTGAAAAGTATCTGTTGGATCAGGAGATACTCGAGGCGATATTGAACAGGGAGAGCCTGGACGACAGGTTCAATAAACTGACAACGACAGGCCGTTGGCCGCTCGGTGCCCCAGGTAACCTTGAGTTTGAAAGAAAGAGAAGTGAAATGGAGTCGTTTGCCCTGTCAATTTCAGAACTTGATATGGGAGAGAGAGCTGAGGATCTTGATATCGAACTCGATGTTAGCGGGTACCATTTACGGGGACGACTTACCAATATCTACGAGCAGGGGATATTGCTCTGCCGCTATGGAAAACTGCGTGGCAGAGATGTGTTGAAAGGCTGGTTGCATCATCTCGTTTACCGGGAGGTAACGGGCAGTTTTACCACAACCTATGTATGTGGTAGTGATGACCGCAGGGTATTGTCTGGTGGCTCAGGGCTTATGCCAAACCTTGAGCTGATGCTCGACCTGTTTGTGGCAGGCAATAAATCGCCAAGCAGGTTGCTGGTCGAGCCCGGTATCGAATGGGTGAAGAGGCTGCCTAAAGGTGAGGGTATGTTGCAGGCGGCTCTGACAGCGCTCAACAGAACCCTGGACAATGGATATGATGCAGAGCTGGCCCTGTTGTTACGCAACAGTGATCCGGCAGATTTTCTTGATTCGGAGTTCGAAGAACTCTGCCGGACAGTATTGTTACCGATTTGGAGTCAGACCGATGGTTGA
- the recB gene encoding exodeoxyribonuclease V subunit beta — protein MVDQFLDSARSKLNTGINLIEASAGTGKTYAIGMLVLRAITELEIPIDRILVVTFTKAATEELRGRIRQRLAQARDLLDGGATADATILSWLETVQDRERAKKLLQLGLYDIDRAGIFTIHSFCQRMLTEQALESGQLFDVELLADIDRIREQVVQDFWRNQVYPLSPRVCGVLTDHYQTPGQLYKSVFGVASGYDCLEPQLMPLADIITRFETSYDDLGRWWAAHADTLRPFFENALADGKFKKKLQEGFDEWWQRAELFFGGQSSVLPNSLNWLTVDGLKGELNSRKVKKNVQDAFLADWPLPVSNLPHDFDQAATELLLSFRSELIKTLESELRTRLQELGYMSFDDLIRRLDEALDQADDLLSDKLGERFKMALIDEFQDTDSAQWRIFSRLFGDDQHYLYLIGDPKQAIYRFRGADIYSYFKARNEAGDQLTLQRNYRSHPQLVEEVNRLFSARTRPFDFDETQMPFYPVEPAKTADDGTLLLAGEPLGVMHYCQLAEMESAKDGRWASGKAAQKFQQYVIYETCRLLHHEQPAKVRKVLDGKVDERKLQARDIAVLVRTNRQANEYLQAFARVGVPAIVTSKTGVFETTEARELHSLLQGLVVPGDSYRLKAAMTISWFSHTGNELQRIWESETEYDNWFNRFLEYYQLWQDKGFLSMMNRLLSAEDVYVNLAQESLAERRIANIMHLIELVQEAETEEKLGPDQTLLWLQARVAGDQRDEDRELRLESDEQAVRIVTMHSAKGLQYPVVFCPVLWYRSGMIKMQKELLSCHDEDHRLVVDIGSDNFEMHRERALAEELAEDLRLLYVALTRAELRCYTMWADVKSYGKVMQSFESALGYLLFAKRSCSSTVQQELFADLAANPGVEHSILAWDTELQAEYSPEPVAAEPLKARVAGGRLFKTDYQMSSYSAMAALSEQEDHGSETSLELIDLESQEPILHRGLPAGANFGNLIHDSLELIPFAELAIRDKFPEYKPEIERLSGKYGVDVQAERVQELLASVVKTPLRAESLAGNDDSFSLADLDESRCMKEMPFYFHMKNLDTTRLNTLLAHEPAVVPLTPRQMQGYLTGFVDLVCEYRGRFYVLDYKTNFLGELSEEYQGQQLTEAMAHHNYGLQYWIYSLVLHRFLDNMLGGYSYEQHFGGVMYLFVRGMNPSFPASGVYSDMPDYEILRQLDLAIGGRDEIC, from the coding sequence ATGGTTGATCAATTTCTCGATAGTGCCAGATCGAAGCTCAATACCGGTATAAACCTGATAGAGGCCAGCGCGGGCACCGGCAAGACCTATGCCATTGGTATGCTGGTTTTACGGGCGATCACCGAACTTGAAATACCCATAGACCGGATTCTGGTGGTCACTTTCACCAAGGCCGCCACGGAGGAGTTGCGTGGCAGAATCCGGCAAAGGCTTGCCCAGGCCCGTGACCTGCTCGATGGCGGGGCAACGGCTGATGCGACCATACTGAGTTGGCTGGAAACTGTTCAGGACAGGGAGAGGGCGAAAAAGCTTCTGCAACTTGGGCTTTATGATATCGACCGGGCGGGTATCTTCACCATTCACTCTTTTTGTCAGCGTATGTTGACCGAGCAGGCCCTTGAGAGCGGTCAGCTCTTCGATGTGGAGTTGCTGGCCGACATTGATCGGATTCGTGAGCAGGTAGTGCAGGATTTCTGGCGCAACCAGGTATATCCGTTGTCACCCCGGGTGTGTGGTGTGCTCACCGATCACTACCAGACCCCGGGTCAGCTCTATAAAAGTGTCTTTGGCGTGGCATCGGGCTATGACTGCCTGGAGCCTCAGCTCATGCCTCTGGCCGATATTATTACCCGCTTCGAGACATCCTATGACGATCTGGGCCGCTGGTGGGCTGCCCATGCCGATACACTGCGACCGTTTTTTGAGAATGCGTTGGCGGACGGCAAGTTTAAGAAAAAGTTGCAGGAAGGTTTTGACGAGTGGTGGCAGCGTGCCGAATTGTTTTTCGGTGGCCAATCCTCTGTTCTCCCTAATTCATTGAACTGGCTTACCGTTGACGGCCTGAAAGGGGAATTGAACAGCAGGAAGGTGAAAAAAAATGTTCAGGATGCATTCCTGGCTGACTGGCCACTACCTGTCAGCAATCTCCCCCATGATTTTGACCAGGCTGCAACTGAACTCCTGCTCTCTTTTCGCAGCGAGCTTATCAAAACACTTGAGAGTGAACTGCGCACACGCCTGCAGGAGTTGGGCTACATGTCGTTCGACGACCTGATCAGGAGGTTGGATGAAGCGCTGGATCAGGCTGATGATCTGTTGTCTGACAAGCTTGGCGAACGCTTTAAGATGGCCTTGATTGATGAATTTCAGGATACGGATTCGGCGCAATGGCGTATTTTTTCAAGGCTGTTCGGCGATGACCAACACTATCTCTACCTGATCGGCGACCCTAAGCAGGCTATTTACCGCTTTCGTGGCGCTGATATTTACTCGTATTTCAAGGCACGAAATGAAGCCGGCGATCAATTGACTCTGCAACGCAACTATCGCTCCCATCCGCAGCTGGTTGAAGAAGTGAATCGATTGTTTTCTGCCCGCACCAGGCCTTTTGACTTTGATGAGACGCAGATGCCGTTTTATCCGGTAGAACCGGCAAAAACGGCAGATGATGGTACTTTGCTGCTTGCAGGTGAGCCACTCGGTGTGATGCACTATTGTCAGTTGGCTGAGATGGAGAGCGCTAAAGACGGACGCTGGGCTTCGGGGAAAGCGGCTCAGAAATTCCAGCAGTATGTGATTTACGAAACATGTCGTCTACTGCACCATGAGCAACCGGCTAAAGTTCGTAAAGTGCTGGATGGTAAGGTCGATGAACGGAAACTGCAGGCCCGGGATATTGCGGTGCTGGTACGAACCAACAGACAGGCAAACGAGTATCTGCAGGCTTTTGCCAGGGTCGGCGTGCCGGCGATAGTGACAAGTAAAACAGGAGTGTTTGAGACCACAGAGGCCAGAGAACTTCATAGTCTTCTGCAGGGACTGGTAGTGCCCGGTGACAGTTACCGGCTTAAAGCTGCGATGACAATTTCCTGGTTCAGCCATACCGGCAACGAGTTGCAGCGTATCTGGGAGAGCGAAACAGAGTATGATAACTGGTTCAATCGCTTTCTTGAGTACTATCAACTCTGGCAGGACAAAGGTTTTCTGTCGATGATGAACCGGTTGTTGAGCGCTGAAGATGTTTATGTGAACCTGGCCCAGGAAAGCCTGGCCGAACGTCGAATTGCCAATATCATGCATCTCATCGAGTTGGTGCAGGAAGCGGAGACGGAAGAAAAGCTCGGCCCGGATCAGACACTGCTCTGGCTCCAGGCACGGGTAGCCGGAGATCAGCGGGATGAAGACCGCGAACTGCGTCTTGAAAGTGACGAGCAGGCGGTTCGTATAGTCACCATGCACAGCGCGAAGGGGTTGCAATATCCGGTGGTGTTCTGCCCGGTGCTCTGGTATCGCTCAGGCATGATCAAGATGCAGAAGGAACTGCTCAGTTGCCACGATGAGGATCACCGTCTGGTGGTTGATATCGGTTCGGATAACTTTGAAATGCATCGTGAAAGAGCCCTTGCCGAGGAGCTGGCAGAAGATTTGCGCCTGCTGTATGTGGCGCTGACCAGGGCCGAGTTACGCTGTTATACCATGTGGGCCGATGTAAAGAGCTACGGTAAGGTAATGCAGTCTTTTGAGTCCGCGCTCGGCTACCTCTTGTTCGCAAAGCGGAGTTGCAGCTCTACCGTTCAGCAGGAATTGTTTGCCGATCTTGCCGCCAATCCCGGGGTTGAGCACAGCATTTTAGCTTGGGATACAGAGTTGCAGGCAGAATACAGTCCCGAACCGGTGGCAGCCGAGCCGCTTAAAGCGAGGGTCGCGGGTGGGCGCCTGTTTAAAACCGACTACCAGATGTCCAGTTATTCGGCCATGGCCGCCCTGAGTGAGCAGGAGGACCACGGCTCAGAAACGTCGCTGGAGTTGATAGATTTGGAGAGCCAAGAGCCGATTTTGCATCGCGGTCTGCCGGCCGGCGCCAACTTTGGTAATCTCATTCATGACAGCCTGGAGCTGATTCCCTTTGCGGAACTGGCGATACGGGACAAGTTCCCTGAATATAAGCCGGAGATTGAACGACTCTCCGGAAAATATGGCGTGGATGTACAGGCGGAGCGGGTGCAGGAGCTTCTGGCCTCGGTGGTTAAGACACCTCTCAGGGCTGAATCTTTAGCTGGTAATGACGACAGCTTCAGCCTGGCTGATCTCGATGAGAGCCGCTGCATGAAGGAGATGCCGTTCTATTTTCATATGAAAAATCTCGATACCACGCGGCTCAATACTCTTTTGGCCCATGAACCTGCCGTGGTGCCGCTGACACCACGGCAAATGCAGGGATACCTGACGGGATTTGTCGATCTGGTTTGTGAATATCGGGGCAGGTTTTACGTACTCGATTACAAAACCAACTTCCTCGGTGAACTATCCGAGGAGTATCAGGGGCAGCAGTTAACCGAAGCTATGGCCCATCACAATTATGGTCTGCAGTATTGGATTTACAGCCTGGTACTGCACAGGTTTCTTGATAACATGTTGGGTGGCTATAGTTATGAGCAGCATTTCGGAGGGGTGATGTATCTCTTTGTGCGTGGAATGAATCCGTCGTTTCCAGCGAGTGGGGTTTATAGCGATATGCCCGATTATGAAATACTCAGGCAGCTCGATCTGGCCATAGGGGGAAGGGATGAAATCTGCTGA
- a CDS encoding MOSC domain-containing protein has product MMRIKAISISDRKGVRKKNIDSVKLIESFGLENDAHGGKWHRQVSFLAEESIQTMRDKGLEVVAGNFAENITTEGIDLCNLPVGTHIRLGRTELIISQLGKVCHNPCAIYHQAGDCVMPREGIFGVVIQGGEISVGDEIEVLEKRSSSAAIIGNRDSEKQFGEQIGEILVNKWQPGFIRFDTLKQKEDNLEAVLTDLIETQNVSRIVIFDPSGKHALALAGRTIPDSVELHYCKSIEELEQL; this is encoded by the coding sequence ATGATGCGGATTAAGGCAATCTCGATCAGTGATCGTAAAGGTGTTCGAAAGAAAAATATCGATTCAGTCAAGCTGATCGAAAGTTTTGGTCTTGAAAACGACGCACATGGTGGAAAATGGCACAGGCAGGTGAGTTTTCTTGCTGAAGAGTCCATTCAGACCATGCGCGATAAAGGCCTTGAAGTAGTGGCAGGAAACTTTGCCGAAAACATTACCACAGAAGGTATCGATCTCTGCAATCTCCCGGTGGGTACCCATATTCGTCTCGGCCGGACTGAGCTGATTATCTCCCAGCTTGGTAAAGTCTGCCACAATCCCTGCGCAATCTACCACCAGGCCGGTGATTGTGTCATGCCGCGTGAAGGGATTTTCGGTGTGGTCATCCAAGGTGGTGAAATCTCCGTTGGTGACGAGATAGAGGTTCTTGAAAAGCGCTCCAGTTCAGCAGCTATTATCGGCAACCGTGACAGTGAGAAACAGTTCGGTGAGCAGATCGGTGAGATTCTGGTAAACAAGTGGCAGCCGGGCTTTATCCGTTTTGACACCTTAAAGCAGAAAGAGGATAATCTGGAAGCTGTTTTAACGGATTTGATTGAGACTCAGAATGTGAGCAGAATCGTGATATTCGACCCGAGCGGAAAGCATGCGCTGGCGCTGGCCGGAAGAACTATACCTGACAGTGTCGAACTCCACTATTGCAAGTCCATCGAAGAGCTTGAGCAGCTTTAG
- a CDS encoding universal stress protein, with amino-acid sequence MNTIMDVRRIVTPIDFSDNSKMIAESAAYMAGKFQAEMYLVFVVQNFEDYSGFFVPQMSMPNLESELVEGAEDKMESFCKELKKKCDEYGVTKLESRVFMGDVAEQIVEFVAEVEGDMIIMGTHGYKGLEKIMFGSVADKVVRAAQCPVLTINPYKCGIAPEKK; translated from the coding sequence ATGAATACAATTATGGACGTTCGCCGCATTGTCACACCTATCGATTTCTCTGATAACTCAAAAATGATCGCAGAGTCGGCGGCCTATATGGCTGGAAAGTTCCAGGCCGAGATGTATCTCGTTTTTGTTGTGCAGAACTTTGAAGATTACTCGGGATTCTTTGTTCCCCAGATGAGCATGCCCAATCTGGAAAGTGAACTGGTGGAAGGTGCTGAGGATAAGATGGAGAGTTTTTGTAAAGAGCTTAAGAAAAAGTGCGACGAATATGGTGTTACAAAACTGGAAAGTCGAGTGTTCATGGGCGACGTCGCTGAACAGATTGTAGAGTTTGTGGCAGAAGTGGAAGGTGATATGATCATCATGGGAACCCATGGTTACAAAGGGCTTGAGAAGATCATGTTCGGCAGTGTGGCAGACAAAGTGGTTCGGGCAGCCCAGTGTCCGGTTTTAACCATTAATCCATATAAGTGTGGCATTGCACCTGAAAAGAAGTGA